The following coding sequences are from one Musa acuminata AAA Group cultivar baxijiao chromosome BXJ1-6, Cavendish_Baxijiao_AAA, whole genome shotgun sequence window:
- the LOC103971098 gene encoding non-specific phospholipase C6, with the protein MARSKAIASPPSLLLLLLLLFLCGSHAAQQPIRAVVVLIMENRSFDHMLGWMKSALGLPIDGLSGTECNRRSVADPTSPSICVSDDARYVDPDPGHSFVAVREQVFGSSNSSESTAVPSMSGFVQQALSVSEDLAGTVMKGFKPENVPVYAALAQEFAVFDRWFSSLPGPTQPNRLFVYSATSHGATCHDKVQLAKGYPQKTIFDSLHDDGLDFGIYYESAPATLFYRNLRKLKYVFKFHKFGTFKDHARDGKLRSLSVLEPRYFDLLGKAANDDHPSHDVANGQKMVKEVYEALRASPQWNESLFIITYDEHGGFYDHIATPTVDVPSPDGIAGPAPYFFGFDRLGVRVPTILISPWIKKGTVVSRPQGPAPTSEFEHSSIPATIKKLFNLTSDFLTQRDAWAGTFQNIFSELTSPRTDCPEVLPDVPPLRATKAKEHRVVSEFQSEIVEMAAILNGDHRLTKHGDKTIKRMTVREADAYVSHAVARFFRASKDAFEKGADESKTVDMAAAKHG; encoded by the exons ATGGCAAGATCTAAGGCTATAGCTTCTCCTccatcccttcttcttcttcttcttctcctcttcctgtgCGGCTCCCATGCAGCGCAGCAGCCGATCCGAGCCGTGGTGGTTCTCATCATGGAGAACCGCTCCTTCGACCACATGCTGGGGTGGATGAAGTCGGCCCTCGGCTTGCCCATCGACGGCCTCAGCGGCACCGAGTGCAACCGGCGGTCGGTCGCAGACCCCACCTCCCCCTCCATCTGCGTCTCCGACGACGCCCGGTACGTCGACCCCGATCCCGGTCACTCCTTCGTCGCCGTGCGGGAGCAGGTCTTCGGGTCGAGCAACAGCAGCGAAAGCACCGCCGTGCCTTCCATGTCCGGCTTCGTCCAACAGGCCCTCTCCGTGTCCGAGGACCTCGCGGGCACCGTCATGAAGGGGTTCAAGCCGGAGAACGTGCCGGTGTATGCCGCCCTGGCCCAGGAGTTCGCGGTGTTCGACAGGTGGTTCTCGTCGTTACCGGGGCCGACGCAGCCCAACCGACTGTTCGTCTACTCCGCCACCTCCCACGGCGCGACGTGCCACGACAAGGTGCAGCTGGCCAAGGGGTACCCCCAGAAGACCATCTTCGACTCCCTCCACGACGACGGGCTGGATTTTGGCATCTACTACGAGAGCGCGCCGGCGACGCTGTTCTACCGCAACCTGAGGAAGCTGAAGTACGTATTCAAGTTCCACAAGTTCGGGACGTTCAAGGATCACGCCCGAGACGGCAAGCTGCGGAGCCTGAGCGTGCTCGAGCCGCGCTACTTCGACCTGCTCGGCAAGGCCGCCAACGACGACCACCCCTCGCACGACGTCGCCAACGGGCagaagatggtgaaggaggtgtACGAGGCGCTGCGGGCCAGCCCGCAGTGGAACGAGAGCCTGTTCATCATCACCTACGACGAGCACGGCGGCTTCTACGATCACATCGCCACGCCCACCGTCGACGTTCCCAGCCCCGACGGCATCGCCGGCCCTGCCCCCTACTTCTTCGGCTTCGATCGGCTCGGCGTTCGTGTCCCCACCATCCTCATCTCCCCCTGGATCAAGAAAGGCACAG TCGTGAGCAGGCCGCAGGGACCGGCACCGACGTCCGAGTTCGAGCACTCTTCGATCCCTGCAACCATAAAGAAGCTATTCAACCTcacctcagatttccttacccagagAGATGCTTGGGCTGGCACATTCCAGAACATCTTCAGCGAACTCACCTCACCAAGGACCGATTGCCCTG AGGTGTTGCCGGATGTGCCGCCTCTGAGGGCGACGAAGGCGAAGGAGCACAGAGTTGTGTCGGAGTTCCAGAGCGAGATCGTCGAGATGGCGGCTATTCTCAACGGAGATCATCGCCTGACCAAACACGGGGACAAGACCATCAAGCGAATGACGGTGAGGGAGGCTGATGCTTATGTGAGCCACGCAGTTGCCAGGTTCTTTCGAGCGAGCAAAGATGCCTTCGAGAAGGGAGCAGACGAATCAAAGACAGTAGACATGGCAGCAGCCAAGCATGGTTGA
- the LOC135677918 gene encoding heavy metal-associated isoprenylated plant protein 7-like → MEYAERSNLEQEEKQLEEDGKKEWRPEGGGGQPHAPCGGEGEEGRGGSDEVVERVQKKNGRKVELLSPLPPPPQPEKKEQEKRSEEKHKAEEEKETRDSDPKLRSFPFDLECSMKGGIFLVETGVQTAEPALKSSEVTVKGVFDSASLVAYVHKRTGKQAAVVKQETEEKTKAAEKEKKAEGEKDVQTENGLPFDQ, encoded by the exons ATGGAATATGCAG AAAGATCTAATCTTGAGCAAGAGGAGAAGCAGCTAGAGGAGGACGGGAAGAAAGAGTGGCGACCgga AGGTGGTGGCGGACAGCCGCACGCACCGTGTGGCGGTGAAGGGGAGGAAGGCCGCGGAGGATCCGATGAAGTGGTGGAGAGAGTCCAGAAGAAGAACGGAAGGAAAGTGGAACTGCTCAGCCCCCTgccgccaccgccgcagccggagAAGAAGGAACAGGAGAAGCGAAGTGAGGAGAAGCACAaagcagaggaggagaaggag ACTCGAGATTCTGATCCAAAGCTTCGATCTTTTCCGTTTGATTTGGAATGTAGCATGAAAGGTGGGATCTTTTTGGTGGAAACGGGGGTGCAGACGGCGGAGCCGGCCCTGAAGAGCTCGGAGGTGACGGTGAAGGGCGTGTTCGACTCGGCGAGCCTGGTGGCGTACGTCCACAAGCGGACGGGAAAGCAAGCGGCGGTGGTGAAGCAGGAGACAGAGGAGAAGACCAAGGCGGCGGAGAAAGAGAAGAAGGCGGAGGGCGAGAAGGATGTACAGACGGAGAATGGTTTGCCGTTCGATCAGTGA
- the LOC135675537 gene encoding transcription factor TCP20-like, with amino-acid sequence MDPKGSSELPQEVPNFHLQSDKSEPTTPPATAAAESRDLSASAGLERGRQVVVAGKDEQRRQLAPKRSSNKDRHTKVDGRGRRIRMPALCAARIFQLTRELGHKSDGETIQWLLQQAEPSIIAATGTGTIPASAIAAAASASMSLPGATVVAGLHQKLDDSGQGAARPTWAVMGTSNLSRSHPGLWPPPVGGLNSGFLHAGAAAPSSSNLATGGGGDWSMGGFMPRIGLHGLEFPGGNLGAVSFAAMLGGHGQQLPGLELGLSPEGHIGAMNPQGLSQFYQQMGQGRGGVGGGGSGQLHHHHHQQQQHQQQARSENDSQGSEQ; translated from the coding sequence ATGGATCCCAAGGGCTCCTCCGAGCTGCCCCAGGAGGTGCCCAACTTCCACTTGCAGTCAGATAAAAGCGAACCCACAACGCCCCCTGCCACAGCAGCCGCAGAAAGCAGAGACCTTTCGGCATCCGCAGGCTTGGAGAGGGGGCGGCAGGTAGTGGTGGCCGGGAAGGATGAACAAAGAAGGCAGCTTGCACCCAAGAGGAGCTCCAACAAGGACAGGCACACCAAAGTTGATGGCCGGGGAAGAAGGATCAGGATGCCTGCCCTCTGCGCTGCTAGGATCTTTCAGCTCACCAGAGAACTCGGCCACAAGTCCGATGGGGAGACCATCCAGTGGCTGCTCCAGCAAGCGGAGCCCTCCATCATCGCCGCCACCGGCACGGGAACCATCCCCGCGTCGGCCATCGCCGCTGCCGCCTCCGCCTCCATGTCCCTCCCTGGCGCCACTGTCGTGGCCGGCCTCCACCAGAAGCTCGACGATTCGGGACAGGGGGCCGCCCGGCCTACTTGGGCCGTGATGGGGACTTCTAACCTCAGCCGCTCCCACCCTGGCTTATGGCCGCCCCCGGTGGGTGGGCTCAATTCTGGTTTCTTGCATGCCGGCGCCGCGGCTCCATCAAGTTCGAATCTTGCGACCGGGGGCGGCGGCGACTGGTCGATGGGCGGTTTCATGCCGAGGATTGGATTGCATGGACTTGAATTTCCCGGCGGGAATCTGGGCGCCGTGAGCTTTGCGGCGATGTTGGGCGGGCATGGGCAGCAGCTGCCGGGGCTGGAGCTAGGGCTCTCGCCGGAGGGCCATATTGGAGCTATGAATCCTCAGGGATTAAGCCAGTTCTATCAACAGATGGGGCAGGGGAGGGGAGGAGTAGGTGGTGGTGGAAGTGGGCaactgcatcatcatcatcatcagcagcagcagcatcagcaACAGGCTCGATCGGAGAATGATTCACAGGGGTCAGAACAGTAG
- the LOC103971149 gene encoding protein LAX PANICLE 2 produces MAPGLSLLRPPSRCGSYFDDSQPEHEQASALMVDKPNKEAEEEEDDKIRREAEAMATSKVDRGNKYEGWLQLGIGGGCRPNGSHSQHPSTMDPSSSNSKAKGDLVELDLFCRRPALEPPPSPLTAFPAMAPWFPAVMGGYCHQLTPSGCTWMRSSNPSLSSGEMRVVSLPRRKQTGVWFVLQAAHDQVKEPFLPQIPKSYLRIKDGRMTIRLLMKYLANKLVLEDESQVVITCRGQQLPPYLTLMYVRDNIWCSPEAVELNSDSSSSKYIMNLLYGRSRCG; encoded by the exons ATGGCCCCAGGGCTGAGTCTCCTCCGGCCGCCATCACGCTGCGGAAGCTACTTCGATGACAGTCAACCTGAACACGAGCAAGCATCGGCCCTGATGGTCGACAAGCCCAacaaggaggcggaggaggaggaagacgacaAGATCAGGAGGGAAGCAGAAGCCATGGCCACCTCAAAAGTCGACCGCGGCAACAAGTACGAAGGTTGGCTGCAGCTAGGCATCGGAGGTGGCTGTCGCCCGAACGGTTCCCATTCACAGCACCCCTCAACGATGGACCCGTCGAGTAGCAACAGTAAGGCGAAGGGTGATCTGGTGGAGCTCGACTTGTTCTGCCGTCGACCGGCGCTGGAGCCACCTCCATCGCCACTTACTGCGTTTCCTGCCATGGCGCCATGGTTCCCTGCGGTCATGGGAGGGTACTGCCACCAGCTGACGCCGTCGGGCTGCACTTGGATGCGATCCTCGAATCCAAGTCTGAGCTCAGGGGAAATGAGGGTGGTAAGCCTGCCACGAAGGAAGCAGACGGGGGTGTGGTTCGTTCTCCAAGCAGCACATGACCA GGTGAAGGAGCCATTTTTGCCTCAGATACCAAAGAGCTACTTGAGGATCAA GGATGGAAGGATGACAATTAGACTGCTGATGAAGTACTTGGCCAATAAGCTTGTTTTGGAGGATGAATCACAG gtggtgataACATGTAGAGGCCAACAGCTTCCTCCTTACCTGACACTCATGTATGTTAGAGACAACATTTGGTGTTCACCAGAAGCAGTGGAGCTGAACTCAGACTCATCGAGCAGCAAATATATAATGAACCTCCTTTATGGCAGAAGCAGATGTGGGTAA